The Benincasa hispida cultivar B227 chromosome 9, ASM972705v1, whole genome shotgun sequence genome has a segment encoding these proteins:
- the LOC120085086 gene encoding LRR receptor-like serine/threonine-protein kinase ERECTA — translation MKSVKKAAMAFPVELVILAFLVCATVGVVDSDDGATLLEIKKSFRDVDNVLYDWTSSPSSDYCIWRGVTCDNATLNVISLNLSGLSLDGEISPLIGNLKGLQALDLRGNSLSGQIPDEIGDCSSLINLDLSFNEIYGDIPFSISKLKQLEMLVLKNNRLIGPIPSTLSQIPNLKVLDLAQNNLSGEIPRLIYWNEVLQYLGLRGNNLVGTLSPDMCQLTGLWYFDVRNNSLTGSIPQTIGNCTAFQVLDLSYNHLTGEIPFNIGFLQVATLSLQGNQLSGPIPPVIGLMQALAVLDLSCNMLTGPIPSILGNLTYTEKLYLHSNKLTGSIPAELGNMTKLHYLELNDNHLTGNIPAELGKLTDLFDLNVANNNLGGPIPDNLSSCTNLNSLNVHGNKLNGTIPLSFQRLESMTYLNLSSNDLRGPIPIELSRIGNLDTLDISNNKISGTISSSFGDLEHLLKLNLSRNHLTGFIPAEFGNLRSVMEIDISHNQLSGFIPQELSQLQNLLSLRLENNNLSGDLTSLISCLSLTELNVSYNNLAGDIPTSNNFSRFSSDSFLGNLGLCGYWNSNNYPCHEAHTTERVTISKAAILGIALGALVILLMILLTVCRPNNTIPFPDGSLDKPVTYSTPKLVILHMNMALHVYEDIMRMTENLSEKYIIGYGASSTVYKCVLKNCKPVAVKKLYSHQPHSMKGFETELETVGSIKHRNLVSLQGYSLSPSGNLLFYDYMENGSLWDHLHGSSSTKKKKLDWDTRLNIAHGAAQGLSYLHHDCSPRIIHRDVKSSNILLDKDFEAHLTDFGIAKSLCTSKSYTSTYIMGTIGYIDPEYARTSRLTEKSDVYSFGIVLLELLTGRKAVDNESNLHQLILSKTANNAVMETVDLEITATCKDLGAVKKAFQLALLCTKRQPSDRPTMHEVTRVIGSLLPSATAPKQTPNITAMPPSAKSPCYKDEYANLKTPHVLNCPTMSTSDAQLFLKFGEVISQNSE, via the exons ATGAAGTCTGTGAAGAAGGCAGCCATGGCATTTCCTGTTGAGCTTGTTATTTTGGCTTTTCTCGTCTGTGCTACCGTTGGTGTGGTGGATTCTGATGATG GGGCAACGTTGTTGGAGATAAAGAAATCATTCAGGGATGTGGATAATGTTCTTTATGATTGGACAAGCTCACCTTCATCAGACTACTGTATATGGAGAGGTGTTACCTGTGACAATGCCACTCTCAATGTTATCTCTCT TAATCTTTCAGGTCTCAGTCTGGATGGGGAAATTTCTCCTTTAATTGGGAACCTCAAGGGCCTGCAAGCTTT GGATTTGAGGGGGAATAGTCTTTCTGGGCAAATTCCAGATGAGATTGGTGACTGCTCTTCGTTAATAAATCT GGATTTATCGTTTAATGAGATTTATGGAGACATACCATTTTCCATTTCAAAGTTGAAGCAACTCGAAATGCT TGTTCTGAAAAACAATCGACTGATTGGGCCGATCCCGTCTACCTTATCTCAGATTCCAAACTTGAAGGTCTT AGATCTAGCACAGAATAATCTTAGTGGGGAAATACCGAGACTAATTTACTGGAATGAAGTGTTACAATATCT TGGTTTGCGTGGCAACAATTTGGTGGGCACACTCTCTCCAGATATGTGCCAGCTGACTGGTTTATGGTATTT TGATGTGAGAAACAACAGTTTAACTGGCAGCATTCCTCAAACAATAGGCAACTGCACAGCCTTCCAGGTCTT GGACCTGTCATACAATCATCTCACTGGAGAGATACCATTTAACATTGGTTTCCTTCAAGTAGCCACACT GTCCTTACAGGGTAATCAGCTATCAGGTCCCATTCCACCTGTAATTGGTTTGATGCAGGCGCTTGCTGTGCT AGATTTGAGCTGCAACATGTTAACTGGTCCAATCCCCTCCATCTTAGGGAATCTGACTTATACTGAGAAGCT GTACTTGCATAGTAACAAGCTCACTGGGTCCATTCCTGCAGAGCTCGGAAATATGACTAAGCTTCATTATCT GGAACTGAATGATAATCATCTTACTGGGAATATTCCAGCTGAGCTTGGAAAACTCACTGATTTGTTCGATCT AAATGTTGCTAATAACAATCTCGGAGGACCTATCCCTGACAATCTTAGCTCTTGCACAAATCTCAACAGCCT AAACGTGCATGGCAACAAGTTGAATGGAACTATTCCGCTGTCTTTCCAGAGGCTAGAGAGTATGACTTACTT GAATCTCTCATCAAATGATCTACGAGGTCCTATTCCAATCGAGCTGTCTCGTATTGGCAATTTAGATACGCT AGACAtttcaaataacaaaattaGTGGCACAATTTCTTCATCCTTTGGCGATCTGGAACATCTCCTAAAGCT AAATTTAAGTAGGAATCATTTAACGGGATTTATTCCAGCTGAATTTGGCAATCTAAGGAGTGTAATGGAAAT AGATATTTCACACAACCAACTCTCTGGGTTCATTCCTCAAGAACTGAGTCAACTTCAAAATCTTCTCTCCTT GAGACTTGAAAACAACAATTTATCTGGGGACCTGACGTCACTGATTAGCTGCCTAAGTCTTACTGAATT AAACGTATCTTATAACAATCTAGCTGGTGACATTCCCACAAGCAACAACTTCTCTAGGTTTTCGTCTGACAG TTTCCTTGGAAATCTTGGCCTCTGTGGATATTGGAATAGCAACAACTACCCCTGTCATGAAGCTCATACAACTGAGCGAG TGACCATATCTAAAGCCGCTATCCTGGGAATTGCTCTTGGTGCCCTTGTAATCCTTCTAATGATCCTTCTAACAGTGTGCCGTCCGAACAACACAATACCTTTTCCAGATGGATCACTTGACAAACCAG TTACTTACTCAACTCCCAAGCTAGTGATCCTTCACATGAACATGGCCCTTCATGTTTATGAGGATATTATGAGGATGACTGAAAATTTGAGCGAAAAGTACATTATTGGATATGGAGCTTCAAGCACGGTCTACAAATGTGTACTGAAGAATTGTAAACCTGTGGCTGTTAAAAAGCTCTACTCTCACCAGCCCCATAGCATGAAGGGATTCGAGACGGAACTGGAAACCGTGGGTAGCATCAAGCACAGAAATCTAGTCAGCCTCCAAGGATACTCCTTATCCCCCTCTGGAAATCTCCTCTTCTATGACTACATGGAAAATGGCAGTCTTTGGGATCATCTACATG GCTCTAGCTCTACCAAGAAAAAGAAGCTGGACTGGGACACTCGGCTCAATATTGCACATGGAGCAGCCCAGGGACTATCGTATCTACACCATGATTGTAGCCCTCGCATTATCCACAGGGATGTTAAGTCATCTAACATTCTATTAGACAAGGATTTTGAAGCCCATCTCACTGATTTCGGCATCGCCAAGAGCTTATGCACCTCAAAGTCATACACGTCCACTTACATCATGGGAACCATTGGATATATTGATCCAGAATATGCTCGGACTTCCCGACTTACTGAAAAGTCTGATGTTTACAGCTTTGGCATTGTGTTACTCGAATTGCTCACAGGAAGGAAAGCTGTGGACAATGAATCAAATCTCCACCAATTG ATCTTATCGAAAACAGCCAACAATGCTGTAATGGAGACAGTTGATCTTGAAATAACTGCAACTTGCAAGGACCTTGGAGCGGTAAAGAAGGCATTTCAGCTCGCTCTCCTTTGCACCAAGAGGCAGCCATCCGATCGACCAACAATGCACGAAGTGACACGCGTCATCGGGAGTCTTCTCCCCTCGGCCACAGCACCAAAGCAAACACCAAACATAACAGCCATGCCCCCATCTGCAAAATCCCCTTGCTACAAGGATGaatatgcaaatctaaagacgCCGCATGTGCTGAACTGTCCAACGATGAGCACCTCAGACGCCCAGCTCTTCCTCAAGTTTGGAGAGGTAATATCACAAAACAGTGAGTAA